One window from the genome of Myxococcota bacterium encodes:
- the frdD gene encoding fumarate reductase subunit FrdD: MKLIHKLEPLWWILFGAGGFTAVFFLPALVAGILILGPLGAFGHGFAWERVHGLAANPVGRVFLAAVISLVIWHCAHHLRHLILDLGGHALAPVAAYLSYALALAGTIATIAIVAGL, translated from the coding sequence GTGAAGCTCATCCATAAGCTCGAGCCGCTGTGGTGGATCCTGTTCGGCGCGGGCGGCTTCACCGCCGTGTTCTTCCTGCCGGCGCTGGTCGCGGGAATCTTGATCCTGGGGCCGCTCGGCGCGTTCGGTCACGGCTTCGCCTGGGAGCGCGTGCACGGACTCGCCGCAAACCCGGTCGGGCGGGTCTTCCTCGCGGCCGTGATCTCGCTGGTGATCTGGCACTGCGCGCACCACCTGCGCCACCTGATCCTCGACCTGGGCGGCCACGCGCTGGCGCCGGTCGCGGCGTATCTGAGCTACGCGCTCGCGCTCGCGGGCACGATCGCGACGATCGCGATCGTCGCGGGGCTCTAG
- a CDS encoding 2Fe-2S iron-sulfur cluster-binding protein, translated as SHRWSCRMGVCGSCGMLVNGRPVLTCAAFVRNYHGTIRVEPLSNFPIVRDLVVELDGFVEKIRSVKPWIIRKIEKDVAQGEYLQSPAQLEEFKQFSMCINCALCYAACPVLANEPEFVGPAAIALAHRYNLDSRDEGNAERFPVLDSHDGVYACSFANECSQVCPKHVDPAMAIQQAKLTDFLEWVKVMPKRSFT; from the coding sequence TCCCACCGCTGGTCGTGCCGCATGGGCGTGTGCGGCAGCTGCGGCATGCTGGTGAACGGCCGGCCCGTGCTGACCTGCGCCGCGTTCGTGCGCAACTACCACGGCACGATCCGCGTCGAGCCGCTGTCCAACTTCCCGATCGTGCGCGACCTGGTGGTGGAGCTCGACGGCTTCGTCGAGAAGATCCGCAGCGTGAAGCCCTGGATCATCCGCAAGATCGAGAAGGACGTCGCGCAGGGCGAGTATCTCCAGTCGCCGGCGCAGCTCGAGGAATTCAAGCAGTTCTCCATGTGCATCAACTGCGCGCTGTGTTACGCCGCGTGTCCGGTGCTGGCGAACGAGCCCGAGTTCGTCGGTCCCGCCGCGATCGCGCTCGCGCACCGCTACAACCTCGACTCGCGCGACGAGGGCAACGCCGAGCGCTTCCCGGTGCTCGACTCACACGACGGCGTGTACGCCTGCTCGTTCGCCAACGAGTGCAGCCAGGTCTGCCCCAAGCACGTCGACCCGGCGATGGCGATCCAGCAGGCCAAGCTCACCGACTTCCTGGAGTGGGTGAAGGTCATGCCCAAGCGGAGCTTCACGTGA